A region of the Haematobia irritans isolate KBUSLIRL chromosome 5, ASM5000362v1, whole genome shotgun sequence genome:
GTAAATTTATAAATActgtatataatataatatttataattttaatagattCAAACCTTGAAAGGACTTATTGAACCAAATGGTATCAAGAAAAATTTGAGAAGTATTTTAATGCCGCAGATAACGTACGATTACAACGTCGATGGAGTGCAAGGGAAAAAATCTCTCAAAGGTTTATGTAATTTTTACAGTGTATTAATaggtaactgaatatttttataattatttggtAATTTTTAAAGTTATTTGTATACTAATTAACTCACAAATTTGTAGATTCTATTCAGTGTAGTGGATCTGGAAATCCGGAAGAGGAATTGCGGAAAGCAATACAGCTGCaaaagaagcgtcactttaagAGTATTtcgatttcaaaaataaataaaaatttgccacaatgcCCTAAATAATATATTCGTAAATATTTGATTAgcataagattttattttaggttttgttttctttttttaatttttctttctataatatactggattgaaattttgttttgttatgtatacatagtttttttgttgttttttatatatgttttttactttactactttactttaatttgaattaattttgtattattttaatcttttaactaaatatataaacaaaaaatataaatgtatatataaacaaaacaatgaaaatataattttataaatgggCGGTAAAAGAAAACGGTTAATACGATGGCTAAATGGCGATACCCCTGTGGTATCTACTAAGAGCTACCATCACATGTGGTGCCTACAATAGACAGGTGCCTTGGGCACCAATGTGCGGTACCACTATGAGCTGAACGGAGTAGGTGCCGCCGTAGGTGGTCCCCCGTAAACGATGTGGGATCGATAGACCCCTTCCtaggacaagcccatgttaaattcgccACCCAAATGCATGTAAAAGGTATTGTGTAGGACCAGGGGTAGTGCCTAAAGGGCTAGCGAATATACAGGATTTTCGTTGATCCCTCACACCACTGGGTatgaacacaaatatatatttctcaatatatgaacaataaaataatgaacGAGCTGTACTTTCGAAATTTGGCTCCCAAATGTCTATTATAGCTATATGAgacgtttaatgtaaagataggAGTAAAACCAAATATGTTATGATCGGAAATAAACCATTTTCAAGAAATCTCTGGGGATCATTTCAGACAaatcaaatataaatttgaGCGTCTAGACaatcataaaataaaatggtgagaccgcataataaattaatatatattaccCATATGCACCATAGAACCACCAAAGAACCACATATTCCCAGCTTTAATCTACCCAATCGGATATCAGTTGCGACATTTTGGTGGTCAAAGAATATAATCGAGAGATCAGCCTTTATATAATATGTGTAAGACAATGAACCGAGCatagtataaagggtgatacggtcaaaatttggtcaatataaacttgacgtatttctttcaattttgcatttaaaaaacctgaacacccctcattttgaaggtgtgtgtgtgtagaatgttgctccttttttgattttggaattcgctcttcagttgtcaaaatgccgtccaagcaagaagagcagcgtatcaaaattttgctcgcgtattgcgaaaatccgagctactcgcacgcaaagctggcaaaatcgctaaaagttgtcaaatcaaccgttacaaatgtaattaaagtgtttggggaacgtatgtcgacagccaggaagtctagatcggggggaaatcgaaaaccggaagccgctgagacgacaaagagagtttccggtagtttcaagcgaaaccctaacctctctctccgagatgccgcaaataagctgggtgtatcgtctacaaccgtgcatcgagccaaaaaacgacccggactatcgacttacaagaaggttgtgactccaaatcgcgatgataaacaaaatacgacgcccaaagcgcgatcccggaggctgtacacgacaatgctgacgaagtttgactgcgtggtaatggacgacgaaacctacgtcaaagccgact
Encoded here:
- the LOC142240408 gene encoding uncharacterized protein LOC142240408; the protein is MEGSRENDVDALKRMFPINTEEKLREVNESILAENRQEYIQTLKGLIEPNGIKKNLRSILMPQITYDYNVDGVQGKKSLKGLCNFYSVLIDSIQCSGSGNPEEELRKAIQLQKKRHFKSISISKINKNLPQCPK